One genomic window of Macaca mulatta isolate MMU2019108-1 chromosome 8, T2T-MMU8v2.0, whole genome shotgun sequence includes the following:
- the MOS gene encoding proto-oncogene serine/threonine-protein kinase mos gives MPSPLALRPYLPSEFSPSVDARPCSSPSELPAKLLLGATPPRAPRLPRRLAWCSIDWEQVCLLQRLGAGGFGSVYKATYHGVPVAIKQVNKCTKNRLASRRSFWAELNVARLRHDNIVRVVAASTRTPAGSNSLGTIIMEFGGNVTLHQVIYGAAGHPEGDAGEPHCSTGGPLTLGKCLKYSLDVVNGLLFLHSQSIVHLDLKPANILISEQDVCKISDFGCSEKLEDLLCFQTPLYPLGGTYTHRAPELLKGEGVTPKADIYSFAITLWQMTTKQAPYSGERQHILYAVVAYDLRPSLSAAVFQDSLPGQRLGDVIRRCWRPSAAQRPSARLLLVDLTSLKAEFG, from the coding sequence ATGCCCTCGCCCCTGGCCCTACGCCCCTACCTCCCCAGCGAGTTTTCCCCGTCGGTGGACGCCCGGCCCTGCAGCAGTCCCTCAGAGCTCCCTGCGAAGCTGCTTCTGGGGGCCACTCCTCCTCGGGCCCCGCGGCTGCCGCGCCGGCTGGCTTGGTGCTCCATTGACTGGGAGCAGGTGTGCTTGCTGCAGAGGCTGGGAGCCGGAGGGTTTGGCTCGGTGTACAAGGCGACTTACCACGGTGTTCCTGTGGCCATAAAGCAAGTGAACAAGTGCACTAAGAACCGACTAGCATCTCGGCGGAGTTTCTGGGCTGAGCTCAACGTAGCAAGGCTGCGCCACGATAACATCGTGCGCGTGGTGGCTGCCAGCACGCGCACGCCCGCGGGGTCCAACAGCCTAGGGACCATCATCATGGAGTTCGGTGGCAACGTCACTTTACACCAAGTCATCTACGGCGCCGCCGGCCACCCTGAGGGGGACGCGGGGGAGCCTCACTGCAGCACTGGAGGACCGTTAACTTTGGGAAAGTGTCTCAAGTACTCCCTAGATGTTGTGAACGGCCTGCTCTTCCTCCACTCGCAAAGCATTGTGCACTTGGACCTGAAGCCCGCGAACATCTTGATCAGTGAGCAGGATGTCTGTAAAATTAGTGACTTCGGTTGCTCTGAGAAGTTGGAAGATCTGCTGTGCTTCCAGACACCCCTTTACCCCCTTGGAGGCACATACACCCACCGCGCCCCGGAACTCCTGAAAGGAGAGGGAGTGACGCCCAAAGCCGACATTTATTCCTTTGCCATCACTCTCTGGCAAATGACTACCAAGCAGGCGCCCTATTCGGGGGAGCGGCAGCACATACTGTACGCAGTGGTGGCCTACGACCTGCGCCCGTCCCTCTCCGCTGCCGTCTTCCAGGACTCGCTCCCCGGGCAGCGCCTTGGGGACGTCATCCGGCGCTGCTGGAGACCCAGCGCGGCGCAGAGGCCGAGCGCGCGGCTGCTTTTGGTGGATCTCACCTCTTTGAAAGCTGAATTCGGCTGA